A section of the Rhodospirillales bacterium genome encodes:
- the pyrF gene encoding orotidine-5'-phosphate decarboxylase → MTRVLPKIYAAIDTPDVTGACDLARRLAGAGCGIKLGMEFFNANGPQGIETIQKSAPGISLFIDLKYHDIPNTVAGALRSIARLAPDFVNVHASGGPAMMTAGLDALRDESAKRGIQTPKLLAVTVLTSMDDAAVAAVGWQLPVADQVKRLALLTQKAGLDGVVCSPLEVAMVRETCGPGFVTMVPGIRPGADAGSPQTEGFGKQNRPNNNDQKRVMTPKEAVAAGATHLVIGRPITQAPDPANAAADIIASL, encoded by the coding sequence ATGACCCGCGTATTGCCGAAAATCTATGCCGCGATCGACACGCCCGACGTTACGGGTGCGTGCGACCTTGCCCGCCGCCTTGCCGGTGCCGGATGCGGCATCAAGCTGGGGATGGAATTCTTCAACGCCAACGGCCCGCAGGGTATCGAAACGATCCAGAAATCCGCCCCCGGTATTTCGCTGTTCATCGACCTCAAATACCATGACATTCCCAATACCGTCGCGGGCGCGCTGCGCTCCATCGCGCGCCTCGCGCCCGATTTCGTCAACGTCCACGCTTCGGGCGGCCCGGCGATGATGACGGCGGGGCTGGACGCGCTGCGCGATGAATCGGCCAAACGCGGCATCCAGACACCCAAACTTCTTGCCGTAACTGTCCTGACCTCGATGGACGATGCGGCGGTCGCGGCGGTTGGCTGGCAACTGCCGGTCGCGGATCAGGTCAAACGTCTGGCGCTTTTGACGCAAAAGGCCGGACTGGACGGTGTCGTCTGCTCCCCGCTTGAGGTTGCGATGGTGCGGGAAACCTGCGGCCCCGGTTTTGTCACCATGGTTCCCGGCATCCGCCCGGGCGCAGACGCTGGTTCTCCGCAAACGGAAGGTTTTGGTAAGCAAAACCGACCAAACAATAACGATCAAAAACGCGTGATGACCCCGAAAGAGGCGGTTGCGGCAGGCGCCACCCACCTTGTCATCGGCCGCCCGATCACGCAGGCCCCCGACCCGGCCAACGCCGCGGCGGACATTATTGCTTCTTTATAA